Proteins encoded by one window of Moorella humiferrea:
- a CDS encoding TSUP family transporter translates to MVTPVVEILVFFFLSAAGFLAGFVDSVVGGGGLISVPALLLCGVSPSVVLGTNKLAGTMATLTSTISFAASDKVNFSLIKYLFPFSLLGATLGAHMVKYIPSQILKPLIIVLLICVSIYTLRKKDWGSISTYAGRNKKNIWLGAAVAAGLGFYDGFFGPGTGSFLIFAFLQFGFDFVVAAGNAKVLNFASNIASLATFILMGAVNYSYGITMGITMVIGALLGSRLAITKGTAFVRLMFIAITLLLVGKQVWDLLH, encoded by the coding sequence ATGGTTACGCCGGTGGTAGAAATTTTAGTGTTCTTTTTTTTATCGGCAGCCGGATTCCTAGCGGGATTTGTCGATTCGGTCGTTGGCGGTGGGGGGTTGATTTCCGTTCCGGCCCTTTTGCTTTGCGGTGTGTCACCCAGTGTGGTTTTAGGAACGAACAAACTCGCCGGGACCATGGCTACCTTAACCAGTACCATTTCCTTTGCCGCTTCCGATAAGGTAAACTTCTCGCTGATTAAATATCTTTTCCCCTTTTCTCTGCTGGGAGCGACCTTGGGCGCCCATATGGTTAAATATATTCCCTCCCAGATTTTAAAACCGCTAATAATTGTGCTGCTCATTTGTGTAAGCATTTATACCTTACGCAAGAAAGATTGGGGTTCTATTTCCACCTATGCCGGCAGAAACAAAAAAAATATTTGGCTGGGTGCTGCTGTGGCGGCTGGGCTAGGTTTTTATGATGGTTTTTTTGGCCCCGGAACCGGGTCATTTTTAATCTTTGCTTTTCTTCAGTTCGGTTTTGATTTTGTGGTTGCCGCAGGTAATGCCAAAGTCTTAAATTTTGCCAGCAACATAGCTTCCCTGGCCACTTTTATACTAATGGGCGCTGTAAATTATAGTTATGGTATAACCATGGGGATTACCATGGTTATTGGAGCGTTGCTCGGTTCCCGGTTGGCAATCACTAAAGGGACGGCCTTTGTCCGTTTGATGTTTATCGCCATAACCTTGCTTTTAGTAGGTAAGCAGGTCTGGGATTTATTGCATTAA
- a CDS encoding manganese catalase family protein, with amino-acid sequence MFKHDKKLLEMVRVERPNPNYAALLQEQIGGPHGELKAGLQYLAQSFRIHDPAIRDIFLDIAAEELSHLEMVCTAVNLLNGHEPQAMNATIGNVQAHVMTGLNPFYSNASGQVWTASYIEATGDLPADLLSNIAAEQRAKVVYEYLHRQIADRYVRQMIDFLLNREEAHNTMFRDCFQKIRGTGSTRDWGVDKDARLAFNLSTPGDFVGSSLHNPQPPSFEQPQIPHQ; translated from the coding sequence ATGTTTAAACACGACAAAAAGCTCCTGGAAATGGTACGTGTAGAACGCCCTAATCCGAACTATGCGGCTCTTTTGCAGGAGCAAATCGGAGGTCCCCACGGCGAATTGAAGGCAGGGCTGCAATACCTGGCCCAAAGCTTTCGTATTCACGACCCGGCTATCAGGGATATTTTCCTCGATATAGCCGCCGAAGAGCTCAGTCACCTGGAAATGGTTTGTACGGCGGTCAACCTCTTGAATGGCCATGAACCCCAGGCCATGAACGCCACCATCGGCAACGTACAGGCGCATGTAATGACGGGACTAAACCCTTTTTACAGCAACGCCTCCGGCCAAGTGTGGACCGCGTCATACATCGAAGCTACCGGCGACCTGCCCGCCGACCTGCTTTCCAACATCGCCGCCGAACAGCGGGCCAAGGTTGTGTATGAATACCTGCACCGGCAAATCGCCGACCGCTATGTACGTCAGATGATTGATTTCCTGTTAAACAGGGAAGAGGCCCACAACACCATGTTCCGGGATTGTTTCCAAAAAATTAGGGGCACAGGCTCTACCCGGGACTGGGGGGTGGACAAGGATGCCCGCCTCGCCTTCAACCTGTCCACACCCGGCGATTTTGTGGGTTCCTCCCTCCACAACCCGCAGCCGCCGTCCTTTGAACAGCCGCAAATTCCCCACCAATAA
- a CDS encoding L,D-transpeptidase gives MGKLKAGLWLTILIILGMFFITGVGGEKTDAGTRVKTSQNDENIPPAPQEKEEQRKEDTTNNVPPVATVGNNNASNKTNNTNSKVFVPPARGYWIEVSTDEQKTRIYYDGNLIKEWDVSTGTEDKPTPIGVFKIQNRGEWFFSEKYQQGGRWWVSFKDWGVYLFHSVPMDREKRVIVEEAARLGTPASHGCVRLATENAKWIYDNIPQGTPVYIH, from the coding sequence GTGGGAAAGTTGAAAGCGGGTTTATGGTTGACGATCTTGATAATTTTAGGCATGTTTTTCATTACCGGTGTTGGAGGAGAAAAAACTGATGCGGGAACCAGGGTGAAAACGAGCCAAAATGACGAAAACATACCTCCTGCACCCCAAGAAAAAGAAGAACAACGGAAAGAAGACACCACAAACAATGTACCGCCTGTAGCAACGGTAGGTAATAACAACGCAAGTAATAAAACCAATAATACCAATTCCAAGGTTTTTGTACCGCCAGCGCGCGGCTACTGGATCGAGGTTAGTACAGATGAGCAAAAAACAAGGATATATTACGATGGAAATTTAATAAAAGAATGGGATGTATCTACCGGAACGGAGGACAAGCCCACTCCTATCGGCGTTTTTAAAATACAAAACCGCGGTGAGTGGTTTTTTAGCGAAAAGTATCAGCAAGGAGGACGATGGTGGGTATCCTTTAAAGATTGGGGCGTTTACCTTTTCCACAGCGTGCCCATGGACAGGGAAAAGAGGGTAATTGTTGAGGAAGCGGCCCGCCTGGGAACGCCCGCCTCCCATGGGTGTGTAAGGCTGGCTACCGAAAATGCCAAATGGATTTATGATAATATCCCGCAAGGAACTCCGGTATATATACATTAA
- a CDS encoding CBS domain-containing protein gives MVRAEEIMVKDVAVVHPDDVVTDVVGLFVERNVTSAVVVDEKNTVKGIITDGDIMAAVRRRRPLVVDFFNFIWAAGDEVDLAVKAEALSTMKVKDLMTKQVITVGEDTEILEIARLMAEHKIKQIPVVRGNFLVGLVRRYDIVKAVAWQVNRLQNDTE, from the coding sequence ATGGTCAGGGCTGAGGAAATAATGGTTAAAGACGTGGCGGTCGTGCACCCGGACGATGTGGTGACCGACGTGGTGGGCCTCTTCGTTGAAAGGAACGTCACCAGCGCGGTGGTAGTCGACGAGAAAAATACCGTCAAAGGCATTATTACCGACGGCGACATTATGGCCGCCGTAAGGCGCCGTCGTCCGTTGGTGGTAGACTTTTTTAATTTTATATGGGCGGCCGGGGACGAAGTCGATCTGGCCGTCAAAGCGGAGGCCCTGTCGACAATGAAGGTAAAAGACCTCATGACCAAACAGGTTATAACGGTAGGAGAGGATACGGAGATACTTGAAATCGCCCGGCTGATGGCCGAACATAAAATCAAACAAATACCTGTAGTACGGGGAAACTTTTTAGTAGGACTGGTCCGCCGTTATGACATCGTCAAGGCTGTAGCCTGGCAGGTAAATAGATTACAGAACGATACAGAGTAG
- a CDS encoding TIGR01777 family oxidoreductase, translated as MKILITGGTGLLGRSLCTKLLQAGHDPIVLSRDAAAARGRLPSGVQLIQWQPGAERVPLAALEGVEAVINLAGENIGVGRWTASRKQLIMQSRVGITRALVEGFQGLSKPPRVFISGSAIGYYGPCGDEELTEASSPGNDFLAKVCRAWEQEANRAGELGVRVVTIRTGIVLSREGGTLPRMVTPFRLFIGGPLGSGRQWVSWIHIADAIGIIKLALEHTTVAGPLNLTAPRPVRMEEFASVLGRVLKRPSSLRVPAWVLKMALGEMAALLLTGQRVLPARALQEGYQFRYPELAGALEDLLISSRHERKG; from the coding sequence TTGAAAATATTAATCACCGGCGGTACAGGCCTTTTAGGACGTTCCCTTTGTACAAAACTCCTACAGGCAGGTCATGATCCAATCGTTCTTTCACGTGACGCTGCGGCAGCAAGGGGCAGGCTACCCTCCGGGGTTCAGCTTATCCAGTGGCAGCCCGGCGCTGAAAGGGTACCCTTGGCGGCCCTGGAAGGTGTAGAAGCGGTTATCAACCTGGCCGGGGAGAATATCGGCGTCGGGCGCTGGACTGCTTCGCGAAAACAGCTTATTATGCAAAGCCGTGTGGGTATAACTCGGGCATTGGTAGAGGGCTTTCAAGGGTTGAGTAAGCCTCCCCGGGTATTCATTAGCGGGTCGGCAATCGGTTATTACGGCCCTTGCGGTGACGAAGAACTGACCGAAGCATCGTCACCTGGAAACGATTTTTTAGCTAAAGTCTGCCGGGCTTGGGAGCAAGAAGCCAACCGGGCCGGGGAATTGGGGGTGAGGGTAGTAACTATACGCACCGGTATTGTCCTGAGCAGGGAAGGAGGAACCCTGCCGCGTATGGTTACCCCTTTTCGTTTGTTTATTGGCGGCCCGTTAGGTAGCGGCCGGCAGTGGGTTTCCTGGATTCACATTGCTGATGCTATAGGGATCATCAAACTGGCCCTCGAGCATACAACCGTGGCTGGACCGCTAAATCTTACCGCACCCCGGCCGGTACGCATGGAGGAATTTGCCTCGGTTCTGGGAAGAGTGCTGAAGCGGCCTTCCAGTTTGCGAGTACCGGCATGGGTGCTGAAAATGGCATTAGGGGAAATGGCCGCTCTTCTGCTTACCGGCCAGCGGGTGCTCCCTGCCCGGGCTTTACAGGAGGGTTACCAGTTTCGCTATCCCGAGTTAGCAGGGGCCCTGGAAGATTTACTCATATCCTCACGCCATGAAAGAAAGGGATAA
- a CDS encoding IS607 family transposase, with protein MELLTISKAAKKLGVHPNSLRNWEKRGLIKPVRLPGGQRRYSMDELNKLLQSGQLTGEREAVVLYARVSTKKQADAGNLERQMERLRQYAGEHGFTIRAEFADVASGLNQKRRGLANVLKLAEQGEYKKLIIEYPDRLARFGYSYIERHLKYCGVEIIAIAEKEPEDAQSELVKDLLAIVTSFSARLYGARGGKKVRQGFRELIAGVELDEETAKEQKENE; from the coding sequence ATGGAACTATTAACCATCAGCAAAGCGGCAAAGAAACTGGGCGTCCATCCTAACAGCCTGCGCAACTGGGAAAAGCGGGGCTTAATCAAGCCTGTCCGTTTGCCTGGAGGCCAGCGCCGGTACTCCATGGATGAACTCAATAAGCTTCTACAGTCCGGCCAATTGACTGGCGAACGCGAGGCAGTCGTGCTGTACGCCCGGGTGTCCACCAAAAAGCAGGCCGACGCCGGCAACCTGGAGCGGCAGATGGAACGGCTGCGCCAGTATGCTGGAGAACACGGGTTTACCATCAGGGCGGAATTTGCGGACGTGGCTAGCGGCTTGAACCAGAAGCGCCGTGGCCTGGCCAACGTACTCAAGTTAGCCGAGCAGGGTGAGTATAAGAAACTTATTATCGAGTACCCCGACCGACTGGCCCGTTTCGGATATTCGTACATTGAGCGTCATTTAAAATATTGCGGCGTAGAAATAATCGCCATAGCGGAAAAAGAGCCGGAAGACGCTCAAAGCGAATTGGTGAAAGATTTGCTGGCCATAGTCACGTCATTTTCTGCCCGGTTATACGGGGCCAGGGGCGGCAAAAAAGTGAGGCAGGGGTTTCGGGAACTAATCGCGGGAGTGGAGCTGGATGAAGAAACAGCGAAAGAACAAAAAGAGAATGAGTGA
- a CDS encoding IS200/IS605 family accessory protein TnpB-related protein, with product MKKQRKNKKRMSELNGGLKYTICGEWFPEAYPAYRSKKWGRGDEDPLDTEMRLFCACERWAFNRLMEGRSREELKQEGQRVFGLNSRYCDDAILKARAIIESQKELLALEIEETETKLSRAKKKFHWAAKVLDKAIKAKDPAKIEKTKRILHGRKARVKKLAAKLAELQKHEADGTIPKVVFGGRALWRQVCRGKASREEWRHTRQNRLYARGDETKGGNPNMKVAYQEGRFTLAVTISHLSEQKGTDSKGRPIMTRAPRVEGELWLPEKHRLKVWELLLSGAPYNVELIRGRDNRYRVHIAFTVTAPELVTDPNRGYLGIDTNPDGVALANVNYFGQPEPWPEGFTVPYPKALHKFAGEFQTIVHPNGFLYLKIPELAYSRSFRRTYLIGVLAQVVVNIARVLGKSIAIEDLGFGKDRLDTDKKFNRMAANFPYRKITEAIIRKAYKEGVGVKPVRPAHTSTIGYWKYMERYGVTIHHAAALAIARRAIGFKEHITKELKQKIQAIKEKLNQKANSLPGEGKGMTRKVKQQIMRLGEKVSVHNGLDRYKQESFYSVWHDLKQLALSSR from the coding sequence ATGAAGAAACAGCGAAAGAACAAAAAGAGAATGAGTGAACTTAACGGCGGTCTTAAGTATACCATCTGCGGCGAGTGGTTTCCGGAAGCTTACCCCGCTTACCGGTCCAAGAAATGGGGCCGGGGGGATGAAGACCCGCTGGATACTGAGATGCGGCTTTTCTGCGCCTGCGAGCGCTGGGCCTTCAACCGGCTTATGGAAGGCCGTTCCCGGGAAGAACTCAAACAAGAAGGCCAGCGGGTATTCGGCTTAAACTCCCGCTATTGTGACGACGCCATACTGAAAGCGAGGGCTATCATAGAATCGCAAAAGGAACTCCTAGCGTTAGAAATCGAGGAAACAGAAACCAAGCTGAGCCGGGCCAAAAAGAAATTCCACTGGGCTGCAAAGGTCCTGGACAAAGCGATCAAGGCCAAAGACCCGGCAAAAATCGAGAAAACCAAACGTATTCTCCACGGCCGCAAAGCCCGGGTCAAAAAGCTTGCCGCCAAACTGGCCGAACTCCAGAAGCATGAAGCTGACGGCACTATCCCCAAGGTAGTATTCGGGGGACGGGCCTTATGGCGGCAGGTCTGCCGGGGCAAGGCCAGCCGGGAAGAATGGCGCCACACCCGGCAAAACCGGTTATACGCCCGGGGCGACGAAACTAAAGGCGGCAACCCCAACATGAAGGTGGCTTACCAGGAGGGGAGATTTACCCTGGCAGTCACTATTTCCCATTTATCCGAGCAGAAAGGTACTGACAGCAAAGGAAGGCCCATAATGACCAGGGCACCGCGGGTGGAAGGAGAGCTCTGGCTGCCGGAAAAACACCGGCTCAAGGTGTGGGAGTTGCTTCTTTCCGGCGCACCCTATAACGTTGAATTGATTAGAGGCCGTGACAACCGGTACAGGGTCCATATCGCCTTCACCGTGACGGCGCCTGAATTGGTGACCGACCCCAACCGCGGCTACCTTGGGATAGACACCAACCCAGATGGGGTAGCTCTGGCTAACGTTAATTATTTTGGCCAGCCCGAGCCCTGGCCGGAAGGCTTCACTGTTCCTTATCCCAAAGCCTTGCACAAGTTTGCCGGAGAGTTTCAGACGATAGTACACCCGAACGGTTTCCTTTACCTCAAGATACCGGAACTGGCTTACAGCCGCAGTTTTAGACGTACTTACCTCATCGGCGTTCTGGCCCAGGTAGTGGTGAACATCGCCAGAGTTTTAGGCAAATCTATCGCTATAGAAGACCTGGGCTTCGGCAAAGACCGGCTGGACACCGATAAAAAGTTCAACCGCATGGCGGCCAATTTTCCTTACCGGAAGATAACCGAAGCTATTATCCGTAAAGCCTACAAAGAAGGCGTCGGCGTAAAGCCGGTCCGGCCAGCTCACACTTCCACCATCGGCTATTGGAAATACATGGAGCGGTATGGGGTAACAATCCACCATGCCGCCGCATTGGCAATCGCCCGCCGGGCAATAGGTTTTAAAGAACACATCACCAAAGAGTTAAAACAAAAAATCCAAGCCATTAAAGAAAAGCTGAACCAAAAGGCGAATTCCTTGCCTGGGGAAGGAAAAGGGATGACCCGAAAGGTGAAGCAGCAAATCATGCGGCTGGGCGAAAAGGTTTCCGTTCATAACGGCTTAGACCGCTATAAACAGGAATCCTTTTATTCAGTCTGGCATGACTTGAAGCAGCTCGCTTTATCAAGTAGGTGA
- a CDS encoding ASKHA domain-containing protein, with translation MMYQELLGFLNQASTMQQSYKLKASPLSEKYLLELKFPGNGDNIADADRLRQALETQIGCPVSIPLELLREIPEKLRQNDWKVTVTIGYYWPPGWGLERLVAELVEVGPGSDRLGPFGLAVDLGSTTVGGYLWDLGSGKLLAADGVTNAQTRLGEDILTRIHYAATPQGLAELQQLAIMSINRIIDLVTKQANIVPQDITAGVISGNTTMVHLLLGLPTANICRNPYVPVVNAPGFFPAAMIGLDLHPRALVYLLPSVGSYVGGDILAGILASGMHRQKEVSLLADIGTNGEMVLGNREWLVVAAGAAGPALEGGVVACGMRAEPGAVCQVRIDPDTGKVTYRTIEDVPARGICGSGIVDAIAQALQAGIINQRGELREPLTSLVVVPAEESATGHPIELTAVDIQRLLRTKAAANAIMATLLESVGCTFADLKYFYAAGAFGDHLDIESAITIGLYPDLPRENIIRLGNSSGTGASLVLTDINKAQELEEISRRVTYLEMNNSQQFMAHFTAGLFFPHTDLDLFPTVKARLKH, from the coding sequence ATGATGTATCAAGAATTGTTAGGTTTTTTGAACCAGGCCAGTACAATGCAGCAGAGCTACAAGTTAAAAGCTAGTCCCTTGAGTGAAAAATACTTACTAGAGCTTAAGTTTCCGGGAAACGGCGATAATATTGCTGATGCAGACCGTTTACGCCAAGCACTGGAAACCCAAATTGGCTGTCCCGTGAGTATTCCTCTTGAGTTACTAAGGGAAATCCCGGAAAAGTTACGCCAGAATGATTGGAAGGTAACAGTAACTATAGGATACTACTGGCCTCCGGGGTGGGGGTTAGAACGACTGGTCGCCGAGTTAGTGGAAGTAGGGCCGGGTTCTGACCGGTTAGGACCTTTTGGCCTGGCGGTGGACTTGGGCAGTACCACTGTGGGAGGATATTTGTGGGATCTAGGTTCAGGTAAACTTCTCGCTGCTGATGGTGTGACTAATGCACAGACGAGGCTTGGAGAAGATATCCTGACTCGTATTCATTACGCAGCTACTCCTCAGGGACTAGCAGAACTGCAGCAGTTAGCAATCATGAGTATAAACAGGATAATTGATTTGGTGACCAAGCAGGCTAACATAGTACCGCAGGATATTACCGCAGGGGTAATTAGTGGTAATACAACTATGGTGCATCTATTACTGGGTCTACCAACAGCAAATATCTGCCGGAATCCTTATGTGCCTGTAGTTAACGCTCCGGGGTTTTTCCCGGCAGCAATGATAGGTCTGGACCTCCACCCACGAGCTCTCGTTTACCTTTTACCCAGCGTAGGTAGTTATGTAGGAGGAGACATCCTGGCGGGTATTTTAGCGAGTGGTATGCACCGGCAAAAAGAGGTCAGCCTTTTGGCGGACATTGGTACCAACGGAGAAATGGTCTTAGGCAATCGAGAATGGTTGGTGGTAGCTGCTGGAGCAGCCGGACCAGCCTTGGAAGGTGGGGTAGTAGCTTGTGGCATGCGGGCTGAACCTGGTGCAGTTTGTCAGGTTCGTATAGATCCGGATACAGGCAAGGTGACTTACCGCACTATTGAAGATGTACCCGCGCGCGGTATTTGTGGTTCAGGCATTGTGGATGCAATAGCTCAAGCGCTGCAAGCAGGGATCATTAATCAGCGAGGAGAATTACGTGAACCGCTTACTTCTCTAGTGGTTGTGCCGGCAGAGGAAAGCGCTACTGGCCATCCCATCGAGCTCACTGCCGTAGACATCCAGCGGCTGTTGCGCACCAAAGCTGCAGCCAATGCCATTATGGCTACGCTGCTAGAGAGTGTTGGCTGTACTTTTGCCGATCTTAAGTACTTTTATGCTGCTGGTGCATTTGGCGATCACCTAGATATTGAATCAGCTATTACCATTGGGCTATATCCCGACCTGCCGCGGGAAAATATCATACGCTTAGGAAATAGTTCTGGTACAGGTGCCAGCCTGGTCCTTACTGACATTAATAAGGCACAGGAGTTAGAAGAAATATCCCGGCGCGTTACGTATCTGGAGATGAACAATAGCCAGCAATTTATGGCCCATTTTACCGCAGGCCTGTTTTTCCCCCACACCGACCTTGACCTTTTCCCTACTGTTAAAGCTCGCCTAAAACACTAG